From one Xyrauchen texanus isolate HMW12.3.18 chromosome 17, RBS_HiC_50CHRs, whole genome shotgun sequence genomic stretch:
- the LOC127657850 gene encoding nucleotide-binding oligomerization domain-containing protein 1-like, with product MGSCVKDGTHTCARASHLKLLTLHRELLVDQVKNTQCVLDNLQLNGFICTEDIEIIQRSTTKTDQVRKILELVQSKGEECCAYFIHILHEAYDAYIDLRPWFRDIQYTPLDDISVIPVINTDPISKYCEKLRHELRRDTQFIMSYSKSDETPLEDLYTDTQMELLNDRDESLGYLQCLDELLGDQGVFNQQAETIFITGDAGVGKSIVLQKLQNLWSRRELSTRAKFFFKFRCRMFSAFKESYEISLKDLIFKHNCYPDADPDNEVFNYILRFPEMVLFTFDGYDEIQMDFDLDCAPEVVSPEEKTSPLLLLMNLLCGKLLKGSRKILTARTGTEVQSRVLRKKVCLRGFSPEHLKRYTALHFSEQVFRTLVNEQLDANPHLSSLCSIPLFSWIILKSFKHLRSVYDDFELPDSCITLTNVFLLLSEVFLGHSTAPTGLLKRSTRCPAETFKAGEQKLSAFSKLALQCLEKGGFVFSMDEVLSCGLDEKDLQFGFLRPVCHYDICGGSATFEFLHMTLQAFLAAFSLVLDSKNPPNMILRFFSKCEYKTSSSCLPCLGKSKPRDKDPFQTNEHFQFTNLFLCGLLSKPNAALLEHLVPPLLLKQKCKTLKSYLSNVVRTHLKSLPSSQATDIEGIKVHAMPNFLWMLRCIFETNSEEVAKMTANGISADYIKIAFCNIYSADCSALNFVLHHRKKHLGVDMDNNNINDYGVKQLRPSFSKMTVIRLCVNQLTDSSIEVLAEELIRHKVVRVLGLYKNHITDVGAKLVAKIIEECPRLRTVKLGCNQITTVGGKHLACAIQKSKSIFDVGMWGNSIADEGADAFAEALKNHPSLTNLSLSANGVTSHGGRSLAKALKENASLKIFWLIQNRIGDDAASDLADAVRSNSSLTHVMLIENELTVHGAKQLAEALTINTTLKEINIKGNRICEEEEKLFEVEKRLRFR from the exons ATGGGCTCTTGTGTGAAAGACGGGACGCACACCTGTGCACGCGCATCACACCTGAAGCTGCTCACCTTACATCGAGAGCTGCTGGTGGATCAGGTGAAAAACACACAGTGTGTTCTGGACAACCTGCAGCTGAACGGATTTATATGCACTGAAGATATAGAGATTATACAACGCAGCACCACCAAAACAGACCAG GTACGCAAGATCTTGGAGCTTGTGCAGAGTAAAGGAGAGGAGTGCTGTGCGTACTTCATACACATACTTCATGAAGCATACGACGCTTACATCGACCTGCGGCCTTGGTTCAGGGATATTCAGTACACACCGTTAGACGATATAAGTGTCATACCAGTGATTAACACTGACCCAA TTAGCAAGTACTGTGAGAAGCTCCGGCACGAGCTGAGAAGAGACACTCAGTTCATCATGTCTTACTCGAAGAGCGACGAAACGCCACTGGAAGATCTTTACACGGACACGCAGATGGAGCTCTTGAACGACAGGGATGAGAGTCTGGGCTACTTACAGTGTCTAGATGAACTTCTAGGAGACCAGGGGGTCTTCAACCAGCAGGCCGAGACCATCTTTATCACCGGTGATGCTGGTGTAGGCAAATCCATTGTTCTTCAGAAACTGCAGAACTTGTGGTCCAGACGGGAGCTGAGCACTCGTGCCAAGTTCTTCTTCAAATTCAGGTGCAGGATGTTCAGTGCCTTCAAGGAGTCGTACGAGATCTCGTTGAAGGACTTGATCTTCAAGCACAATTGCTATCCTGATGCAGACCCCGATAATGAGGTCTTTAACTACATCTTACGATTTCCTGAGATGGTACTTTTCACGTTTGATGGATACGATGAAATCCAAATGGATTTTGACCTGGACTGTGCTCCCGAAGTGGTTTCCCCCGAAGAAAAGACGAGCCCTCTGCTGCTTCTGATGAATTTGCTGTGTGGAAAATTGCTCAAGGGGTCTCGAAAGATCCTGACCGCACGAACTGGCACGGAGGTCCAAAGCAGAGTGTTGAGGAAGAAGGTGTGTTTGAGGGGATTTTCACCTGAACACCTGAAGAGATACACTGCTCTACACTTTTCCGAGCAGGTATTCAGGACGCTGGTGAATGAGCAGCTTGATGCCAACCCTCACCTGTCGAGTCTCTGCTCCATCCCGTTGTTCAGTTGGATCATCCTCAAGAGCTTCAAACACCTCCGCTCTGTATACGATGACTTTGAGTTACCGGACTCTTGCATCACCCTCACAAATGTCTTCTTGCTTCTTTCAGAAGTCTTCTTGGGTCACTCGACGGCCCCTACTGGACTTCTGAAACGGAGCACGAGGTGTCCTGCGGAGACCTTCAAAGCTGGCGAGCAGAAGCTTTCGGCCTTCTCCAAGCTCGCTTTACAGTGTCTAGAGAAGGGCGGATTCGTGTTCAGCATGGACGAGGTGTTGTCATGCGGATTAGACGAAAAGGACCTTCAGTTTGGCTTTCTGAGACCTGTTTGCCATTACGACATATGCGGAGGCTCGGCTACCTTTGAGTTTCTTCACATGACCCTACAGGCCTTCTTAGCAGCTTTTTCTCTGGTGCTGGACTCAAAAAACCCTCCCAATAtgattctgaggttcttctccaaaTGTGAATACAAGACGTCGTCGTCTTGTTTACCTTGTCTTGGAAAGTCAAAGCCCAGAGACAAGGACCCTTTCCAGACCAATGAGCACTTTCAGTTCACCAACTTATTCTTATGCGGTCTCTTGTCCAAACCCAACGCTGCACTCCTAGAACACCTCGTTCCACCATTGCTGTTGAAGCAAAAGTGCAAGACGCTCAAGTCGTACCTGTCGAACGTCGTGAGAACTCATCTTAAGAGTCTGCCCAGTAGCCAAGCCACAGACATCGAGGGCATTAAAGTGCACGCAATGCCAAATTTCTTGTGGATGCTTCGGTGCATATTTGAGACGAACAGCGAGGAAGTGGCCAAGATGACCGCCAATGGCATATCGGCAGATTACATCAAGATTGCGTTCTGTAACATCTACTCGGCGGACTGCAGCGCTTTGAACTTTGTACTCCATCACCGCAAGAAGCACCTGGGAGTTGACATGGACAACAATAACATTAACGATTATGGCGTGAAGCAATTGAGACCGTCTTTCAGCAAAATGACTGTAATAAG ATTGTGTGTGAATCAGCTGACGGACAGCAGTATTGAAGTTCTGGCAGAGGAACTCATCAGACACAAAGTTGTCAGGGTGTTGGG CCTTTACAAGAATCACATCACAGATGTCGGAGCCAAACTGGTGGCAAAGATCATTGAAGAGTGTCCACGCTTGAGGACTGTCAA GCTTGGCTGCAACCAAATCACCACCGTGGGTGGGAAGCATCTTGCTTGCGCTATTCAAAAGAGCAAATCTATCTTTGATGTAGG AATGTGGGGTAACTCGATTGCCGACGAGGGGGCAGATGCTTTTGCGGAGGCATTAAAGAATCACCCCAGCCTCACCAACCTCAG TCTCTCTGCCAATGGCGTCACGTCTCATGGTGGCAGAAGTTTGGCCAAAGCACTTAAGGAAAACGCAAGCCTTAAAATCTTCTG GTTGATCCAGAACAGAATCGGTGATGACGCAGCGTCGGATCTCGCTGATGCCGTCAGGTCGAACTCTTCTCTGACCCACGTGAT GCTAATAGAAAACGAGCTGACCGTTCATGGAGCCAAACAGCTCGCCGAAGCCCTGACGATCAACACGACACTCAAGGAAATCAA CATTAAAGGAAACCGAATCTgcgaagaagaagaaaaactctTTGAGGTTGAAAAGAGGCTTCGCTTCCGCTGA
- the LOC127657864 gene encoding uncharacterized protein LOC127657864: MRYVSMVTHLTSSLYIATVTHLTSSLYIATVTHLTSSLYISTVTHLTSSLYVSTVTRLTSSLYIATVTHLTSSLYIATVTHLTSSLYIATVTHLTSSLYIATVTHLTSSLYIATVTHLTSSLYIATVTHLTSSLYIATVTHLTSSLYIATVTHLTSSLYISTVTHLTSSLYISTVTHLTSSLYIATVTHLTSSLYIATVTHLTSSLYISMVTHSIHVIRCAD, encoded by the exons atgcgctacgtctccatggtaacgcacttaACATCCAGCCTCTACATTGCCACGGTAACGCACTTAACATCCAGCCTCTACATTGCCACG GTAACGCACTTAACGTCCAGCCTCTACATCTCAACGGTAACGCACTTAACGTCCAGCctctacgtctccacggtaacgcgcttaACGTCCAGCCTCTACATCGCCACGGTAACGCACTTAACGTCCAGCCTCTACATCGCCACGGTAACGCACTTAACGTCCAGCCTCTACATCGCCACGGTAACGCACTTAACGTCCAGCCTCTACATCGCCACGGTAACGCACTTAACGTCCAGCCTCTACATCGCCACGGTAACGCACTTAACGTCCAGCCTCTACATCGCCACGGTAACGCACTTAACGTCCAGCCTCTACATCGCCACGGTAACGCACTTAACGTCCAGCCTCTACATTGCCACGGTAACGCACTTAACGTCCAGCctctacatctccacggtaacgcacttaACGTCCAGCctctacatctccacggtaacgcacttaACGTCCAGCCTCTACATTGCCACGGTAACGCACTTAACGTCCAGCCTCTACATCGCCACGGTAACGCACTTAACATCCAGCCtctacatctccatggtaacgcactcaattcacgtgataagatgcgcggattaa